Sequence from the Sphingomonas suaedae genome:
AACGATTTCGCGTGCGGGGGTGGCCGATGCGGTTCGCTTGACCTTCAGCAAACGGATCGGCAGCCCGGCGCTCTCGCGGGCCGTTCGTTCGGGATTGGCGCTGCCGGAGACGGGCAAGTCCATGTTCGACTGGCCCGAACACAGCCAGACATCCCCGGTCACCACATCGTCCAGCCGCGTCGACTGGCCGCTTGCAGTGCGGACGATCACCGTACCACCCTGGCCCGGGGCGAGGGGAGGCAATGTCACCTGCCAGCGGCCCTGCGCATCTGCAGCGGCGCTGGCCGATGCGGCGTTGAACGAGACGGTGACCTGTTCGCCCGGTTGGGCTCCACTCCCGCGAAACGCGGCCGACTTGCCCTGCTGGAGCACCATATGGCTCGACAAATGCGGCGCGACGACAAGCGGTCCGGCCAGGGCAGGGGGGGCGGCGAAGGCGAGTGCGATCAGGACAGGTCGAATCATTGGTGCAGCAATTCCATCATCGCGGGTAGGGGGCGAGCCAGAGCGTGTCGACGGGACCTTGCGGAGGCGCGAAACGCGCGTCGCGAAAGCCCCATGAAGCCATCTCGAGCATCGTATCGCTCTCGCGCAGCGCGCGGTCGCGTCGCTGGGGATTTGACAGGTCGATATCCTTGAATGGCCAGTCGTCCAGCCGGGTGCGATAGCCTGCCAAGTAGCTGACCGCCCGGCGCAACGGGTTGGCGCGTTCGTCGCCTTGCCACAGATCGACACCGACACATTCGCCCAGCATCGCCATCTGAACCGCTGCGCGCAGCGTAAAGGCCGAATAATGCCAGCTTCGCGTTCGGGCGGTCTCGGCGGGAAGCGTGCCTTCGGCATCGATCTGCGGGGCGAGACGGCGGGTTGCGAACTCCTGCGCCAATCGCTGGGTCACCTTGTCCATCCGCGCGAACAGCGCAAACTGGCCCAGCAGCATGTCGTAATAGATGCCGTGATTGTTCTTCGCCGCGCGCTCGCCCGTGCCATTGGGACTCGTCGCCATCCAGGTCGCGAAGTCGGCGAACCACTTCTCGATCGCGCGCTGGTCCTCGGCCCCGATCGCCCTGCTCGGGCCGAGTACGCCGATCGCCTCGATCACGGGAACCAGCCGCGTTGCCTCGATGATCCCCTCGGGCCGCCCGGCCGATTTGCCGGGCACTGCCTGCGCATAGTCGAGATTGGGGTTCATGCGCGTTGCCGGGGCGACGAACCAGGTGCGTAGCAGCTTTGCGGCGTGTTCGGCATAGCGGCGGTCGCCGGTCACGTGCCACGCCAGCGCCAGCGTCTCGACATCGCGGGCGAAGGCACCGAGCCGCTGGGCGTCGAACCGCTCCCCATTGCGTTCCGGATTCACCCGACCGTCACGGCGAAGATACGGCTCGCCCGAGGGCTTTGACGGGTCCGGCCACCAATAGGGTCCGATCGAGAGGTAATCGCGCTTGTCGCCACTTCCCGCCGCGGCCGGCTTGTCGGTGACACTATATGGCCCCCGACGTAGCGCCGCATCGGCGCTGCGCACGAGCCGTGCCCGCAGGGCGGCATCCCCCGCAATTGCCTGGCGTTGCATCGCAAGCCATTCGGGGCGCCACAGGAAAGTGCGCTGGCCGCTGGCGAGATACCCTTCCGCGCCGTTGCACCGTGCCAGCGCCGGGGTTGCGGCGGTGGCGACCGGGGAGGCCATCGACAGCACGCTGCCGATGGCCAACGCCCGAACGAGAGATGCGATCGACGGACCCGGCATCAGAACTTCACCGTCACGCTTACCGATCCGGTGCGCCCGTCGAAATCGGCCACCCGATTGAGGCGCGGATCGCCCTCATATTCCTCGCGCCGCGAATTGGTGATGTTGTATACCTCAAGCCGGAACTCGAGCCATTTGCTCGGCTTCAACGCGCCGGAAAAATCGAGCTGCCCGCGCGGCCGGACCCGACTCGCGCTGCCCGTGAAGGTCGAACCGCCCGCCAGTTCGATATCCGAGGCATGGTTGTACGCGACGCGCAGCTGGACCGTCCGGTCCTCATAATAGCCGATGATATTATAGGTATCGTTGGCGACATTGTAGAGCTTGGTGCCGTTCGCACCGCCTGACCGGACACGGGTATAATTGAACACGCCGCCGGTGTTGGCGAGGAAGCCGGGCAGGAAGTCGAAGCGCTGCTGGATCTGGAATTCCAGCCCGTTGACCGTGATCGCATCGGGATTGTTCACGATCTGGTTGATGACGATGCGCTGGTTCGCGGTCTCGATCGGTTGCCCCTGGTCAATGCGGCACCGCCCTGCGCCGTCGATGAACAACGGCCCGAAGGTCTGGCCCTCGATCGTGAAGTTCTGACCCGCCGGGCAGAAATTGTTGAGCGTCAGAATGTCGTTGGTCACCCGCTTGTTGAAATAGCCGAGTGCGATCACGCTTCCGGGGCGGTTGTACCAGGAGATGCCGAGATCGAACGCGCGCGAACTGCGCGGCTGAAGCCCGAACCGGTTGACGTCGATCCGCACCGAATTGACCGTGTCGCCCGCGTCCGGATCCACGTCCTCGAGAATGCGGGTCGGGGCAGGGCTGAACTCGACCAGGTCGAACGCTTCGAAGGTCTCGTAATAGGCGGCACGCGCGACCAGATTGGGCGTAATCTCATAGATCAGGTTCGCCGAGGGCAGCCAGGCGCTGTACTTTCCGGTCGCCGGTTCGGGCGGCAGGAAATAGCCCGGCCGGAAATCGGCCTCGGTAAAGCCGAGCGCGGTGTAGAAATCGAGCGCCTGATCGCGAGTGATGCCGGACAGATTGGAGCGGACGTAGCGCATACCGACATTGCCGCGGAGCGGGATGCCCTGCCACTTTTCAAGATCGAACCTGGTCATTGCGAAGAGTTCGAGATTGTCGCGGTCGGAATTGAAATTCTGGCCCTGTACGCGATTGAGCGGGAACCGCTGAACGAAGCCGGTGAGCGAATTGCGCGGCGCTAGGGCCAGAATATTGGCATAGGTGATCCGGCTGCGTGCCGCCGGGGTCAGTTCGGGGAAGAATGCCGCGAGTTGCGCTGCGTTCGGTGCAAAATTGACCCCCGGCGGAATGGTGCCGAGCACCGGATAGATCGCCGCTTCGACGTTGCGGATGTCGAGCGAATAGAAATTGGCGAACTCCGCTCCCGGGGCCCCGCCGCCGAAGAAGGTGCCGCCCGAGGTAACGGCGTCATTGAGCTTGAAGATGTTGTTCGAGAGGTTGTTCAACTGCGTGCCGAGATTGGCGTTTTCCTGGAGCGTCTGATCTGCGGTCTCGCGCGAATAATAGCCGCCGATCTTGACGCTGGTGAACGGCCCGAAGTCGAGGAACCGCTCGACCTTGAAGTCGGCGGCGAGCATGTCGCGCTTGACCCGGACGCCGTTGCCGCTGGCGGTAAACACCACATTTTGCGGTCTGATCGAGTTGCGCGCCTGGATCGCATTGCCCGCGCTGACCGTGTAGGTGCCATTGCCGACGTCCAGCAGTGCGTTGGGGACGGTCAGGTCGAACAGGAAATCCCGGTAGTTGCCGAGACCCGTGTTGATGATCGCATAGGCGCCGTTGCCATTATCGTCGATTCCGTCGCCATTTGCGTCGACCCGGCCGCTATTGGGCTGGATCCGCTGCTCGTACAGAAATTCGCGACGGTCGCCCAATGCCTTCGACCATGTACCGACGAAGTCGACGGCCCAGTCGTCGTTGCGGAAATTGATTTGCGGATAAATCGCCCAGCTCTGGTCGACCGAGGGGAAGTTGCGATTGCCGATCGGAATCGCGAAATCGCTCGCCGCGATCTGATTGACGACATAGACATTCTCGACCGAGCCGTTCGAGCCGCGATCGAACTGCCCGAGCGATACGGGGGCGGAGAGGGGGGTCACGACGCCGGTCGCGTCCTGGGGAAAGGCGATAAGAAGGTCGAGATTGGCGTCGGACAGGTCGCGTCGTGTGTAGATGCCATCGACGCGGACCTTGAGCGCGTCGGAGATCTCCCACTCCATCCCCGCGCCGGCCGACAGACGATAGCCTTCATTGGTTTGGGAAATCTGGCGTATTTCGGAGGGGAAGACGATATCGTTCGCCACTCCGTTCGCATCGGTTGCCGGAATGTCGAACGCAGGATCGTCGGCCGCGAGTTGCGCGCGGCGCGCGGCGCTGAACGAGGTGTAGGAATTGACCCGGATCGTATCCCGGCGAAAGCTCTGCTTGGAGTAGGAGCCAGTGGCATAGACGCCGAAACTGGGCGTGATGCGCTTCACCGCCGAGAGGAAATAGCCGGGATTGGCGTCTTCGGTCGTCTCTTCATATTGCAGTTCCGCGCGCGCGACGAGCCCTTCCTTGCGCGACAGGGCCGAGCGCAGGCGCAAGTCGACATTGGATGCAAGGCCACCCGCGGGGATCTCGGCCGTGAACGATTTGATGACGTCCGCGCCACTGAAGATCGCGGCGTCGAAGATTCCGAACGGGTTGCCATTGCCGCGCGTGCCGAAGGTCGGCGTCGCGATGCTCTGCCCCATCACCGTGGTCTTGGTATATTGGCTGGGAAGGCCGCGCACGCTGATCGATGCGTCACGGCGGTCGGCGGATCGGTTGATCTGAACGCCGGGAATGCGCTGCAACGCTTCGCCCAGGTTCAGGTCGGGGGTGCTGCCGATATCGTCGGCGGAGATGCCGTCGAGGATCACATCGGCCTTTCGCCGGATGTCGAGCGCATCCTCGAGTGAGGATCGGATACCGGTGACGACAACCTCTTCTTCCGTCGTTTCTTCAACCGGGACGGGTTCGGCCTGTTGCGCCAACGCCGACGGAATAAGTGCGGTCGAACTGAGCGCCGCGATTCTGACCGCTAATGCCATTTTCGTCATGTCATCACTCCCCTCTGACTAACTTATATTGATACCGGTGTCATTTTGATACCGGTGTCATGTGGCGTAAAAAAAGGGCGCCGTCCCCCTCACTCCTGTTCGAGGGGGCGCTTGAACGTTTCAGGCAGGAATAACAGCCCCACGATCAGCGTCAGTCCGGCGACGACGATCGGATACCAGAGGCCGTAATAAATATCCCCCGTCGCAGCGACCATCGCGAAGGCGGTGGTGGGCAGGAACCCGCCGAACCAGCCATTGCCGATATGATAGGGCAGCGACATCGATGTGTAGCGGATACGGGTTGGAAACAGCTCGACCAGCATCGCCGCGATCGGGCCGTAAACCATCGTCACCAGCAGCACGAGCCAGGTCAGGATCGCGACGACCAACGGCTTGTTGATCGCCGCCGGATCGGCCTTTGACGGGTAGCCTGCGGCGGTGAGCGCCGCCTTCAATTCGCCTTGGAAGCCGGCGATCGCGGTCTTGCGCTGCTCGCCGCTAACCTGTGCCGGATCAGGCGCGGTGAAGCTTGCATCCCCGATGCGGACCATGGCGACGGTTCCGGCTGGGGCATCGACGCTCTGATAGCTGATGGCGTTCTTGGCGAGGAATGCCTTGGCGATGTCGCAGCTCTTGCTGTCGAACTTGTTGCCGCCGACCGGATCGAACTGGAGCGAGCAATCGTCACCATTGGTGACCACCGTGACCGGCGCGGTCGCCACCGCGCGGGCCAGCGCGGGATTGGCCGCTTCCGACAGCGCATGAAACGCCGGAAAATAGGTCAGCACCGCCAGCGCACAGCCCGCCATGATGATCGGCTTGCGCCCGATCCTGTCCGACAACCAGCCGAAGAAGATGAAAAAGGGCGTGCCGATCACCAGCGCGATCGCGATCAGGACGTTGGTAGTGGCGCCATCCACCATCAGCATCTTTTCCAGGAAGAACATCGCGTAGAACTGGCCGGTGTACCAGACCACCGCCTGGCCCGCGACCGCGCCGAGCAGCGCGACCAACACCCATTTCGCGTTGCTCCAGCGCCCGAACGCCTCGGTCAGCGGCGCCTTCGACGTCGTGCCCTCGGCCTTCATCTTGGCGAATACCGGGCTCTCTTCGAGCTGCATCCGGATCCACAGCGATACGCCGAGCAGGATGATCGACACGAGGAACGGCACGCGCCAGCCCCAGTCGCGGAACGCCTCTTCGCCCACAGCCATGCGCGTGCCGATCACCACGAGCAGCGCCGCGAACAGGCCGAGCGTCGCGGTCGTCTGGATGAAGCTGGTATAGAGGCCGCGCTTGTTGTTGGGCGCATGTTCCGCGACATAGGTGGCGGCGCCACCATATTCGCCGCCCAGCGCCAGCCCCTGGACCAGCCGCATCATCACGAGCAGGATCGGCGCCGCAACCCCGATCGTCGCATAGGAGGGGAGCAGGCCGACGACAAAGGTCGCGCCGCCCATCAGGCCCATGGTGACGAGGAAGGTGTTCTTGCGCCCGACCAGATCGCCGATCCGCCCGAAGACGAGCGCACCGAACGGTCGCACCGCGAACCCGGCGGCAAAGGCGGCGAGCGCGAAGATGAACCCCGTCGTCTCGTTCACGCCCGAGAAGAATTGCGCCGAGATGATCGTCGCGAGCAGCCCGTAGAGGTAGAAGTCATACCACTCGAACACCGTGCCGAGCGAGGACGCGGCGATGACCAGCTTCTCGCTCTGGGTGGCTTTGGGATCGTGATCAATATCCTCAAACGCCGTCGCCATGCACCCTAGCTCCCCCGATCATGTCACCTTCTGTCCCGCCGAAGCGGCCCGAAGCGACGACGATCATGCCGCGCGACTCTATGCGAGACCATTGCGACAAAGGTCGTAGATGGACGGGGTTTGCCGATAGAGCTTTGTTCGTCTGCCGAAGGTGGAGCATGACGCCTGCCGTTACACTACATGACTCGCAGACGGCATGGCGCTAGGGCATGGGGGATGGCGTCGGTCGCACATTTCGCGGTCAAGGCGGGGGGTATCGGGCTTGGGCGGATCGATTCTGATTGCAGACGACCATCCACTGTTTCGCCAGGCGCTGCGGCTTGCGGTGGGGCGCGTCGTTCCCGATGCCGCCATCCTCGAAGCCGGATCGCTCGCGGCGGCGGCGACCATGGCGGCATCGGCGCCGCAACTGAAGCTCATCCTGCTCGACCTTAAGATGCCCGGCGCAACCGGCTATTCGAGTATCGAGCTCCTTCGCGACGAATGCCCGGACGTCCCGATCCTCGTCATCTCGAGCGCGGGCCCGGCGGCCGCCCAGGAAGCAACCGAAGCCGGCGCGGCCGGGTATCTTGACAAGGGCAGCGATCTTGGTGCGATCGAGGCGGCGATTGCCCGCGCGCTCGACCATGCCGCCCCACGCCCCCCCATGGGCGACGCGCAGCCGTTGGAGCGCGTTCGGGAGGCGGTTGCGAGTTTCACGCCGACCCAGCTCAAGGTCCTTCTCGCCGTGCTGGACGGTCAGCTCAACAAGCAGATCGCACACCGGCTCGGCATCAGCGAAGCCACGGTCAAGGTTCATATGACCGCGATCATGCGCAAGCTCGATGTGCGCACCAGGACCCAGGCCGCGCTCGTCGTACGTTCACTCGGGATCGATCTGCGGGACTGACGCACGGCTCAAAAAGGCTTCGATCGCCGCCGGGTTGGCCGGCTTGGCGACGACGTCCACGCCAAGCGCACGTGCACGCACGCGAACTTCGGCACCACGCTCCGCTGTGACCAGCAGGGTAGCGAGTTCGGGGCGGCGCGCGCGCAGTTTTGCGATCAGCGCGAGCCCGGATTGCTCCGCGCCTAGCCGATAATCGACCAGCGCGGCGTCGATGCCGTCGACAGCCGCCAACGCGTCGCGGGTCGTACCCACGCCGATCCCGCGATGACCGAGCGCTTCGAGCAGCGCGATCGTGGCCGCCACGATGCGCGGATCGTCATCGACGACCAGCACGCTGAGCGACCGATGCGCGAGGCGGGGCTCGGTCACGATCGGCGGCGGCAAAGGCACATCGTCATGCGCCGGGAGCGTCAGGCTGAAGCAACTGCCGCGCCCGGGCCGCGACCGCACGTCCAATTGTCCGCCGATCAGCGGCACGATCCTGCGCACGAGCGCCAGTCCCAGGCCAAGTCCTTCCGCCTCGACGGTGCCAAGCCGGGTGAATTCGGCGAAAATCTGCGAGACCTGATCGGGTGGAATGCCGACGCCGGTATCGATGATATCGATCCGCCAACAGGCACCGCGCCTGCGAACGCCGATCAGGACGCCGCCGCGTTCCGTGTAGCGCACCGCATTGCTGAGGATGTTCTGGAGAACCGAGCGTAGCAGCCCGACGTCGCACTGCACGGTTCCCCGCAGATTGACGGCGCGGAGGCTCAACCCTTTGCCTAGCGCAGTGGGGCGGAAGCTCTCGCTCAGTTCCGACAGGAACGGCCGGAGCGGGATACGGACAGGTTCGGGCGTCACCCCGCCCGCATCGAGCCTGCTTATGTCGAGCAGCGAGCGCAGCAGGTCCTCCGCCGCCAGCAAGGACTGTTCGACCTGGCTCAGCAGGCCGGTCTGTCCTGGCGTCGCGTCCCGGCTCAGCGCATTGGTGAACAGGCGTGCCGCGTGGAGCGGCTGGAGCAGGTCATGGCTGGCGGCCGCCAGAAAGCGGGTCTTGTCGCGGTCGGCCGCCGCAAGCCGTTGGTTGGCGTCGCGCAGTTCCATCGTGCGCTGCTCGACCCGATGCTCAAGCTCGTTCAGCGTCGTGCGCAGCGCGGCGCGCATACGCGCTTCCTCACTGATGTCTGTGAACGACATGACATAGCCCCCGCCGGGCATCGGACCGCCCACGGTCTTGATCGTCTTTCCATCATGCCGTTGCCGTTCGAAATGATGCGGCTGGCCGTTGCGGAGGTGATCGAGCCGCTTGCGAACATGCATTTCGACATCGCCGGGTCCGAAGTCGCCATGGCGCGCATTGTGCCGGATCAGCGCCGCGACCGGTGCGCCGACATAGACCATGTCGGGCGGGTAATCGAACAGGTCGAGATAGCGGCTGTTCCACGCAACGAGGTTGAGGTCGGCGTCGACAACGCTGATGCCGGCATCGATATTCTCGAACGTCGAGGCCAGCAGCTTGCGCGAAAATTGCAGGCTCGCCCCGCCCTCATCGAGCAGGCGCGCGACGTCGTGCACGCTCAACTTTCCGCCCGCCAGCGCAGAGGCCACCAGCGCGCGCGCCGATGACGATCCCACTACCTGCGCGATCAGTGTGCGCGCGCGGCGTGCCGAGCGCCGGTCGACCGGCGCCGCCGGATCGACTCCGCTGAACGCCCGCTCGGCTTCCTCCCGACCCACGAAACTGCCGGTAAGCTGCACCAGATCGCGCTGATTGCTGATCAGACGTTCGCCGCCAAACATGCGCGGAAGCTGCGGTGTCTTCAGTCCGCGTGCTGCGATCGCCCCGAAGACGGCGAGGTTGGCGCCGACGCTCCAGATCACCCCATGGGTGAGCGGCGTCGCCGACCCGATGCCCAGCAGATTGGTCGGGTCGATCAGCGTGCCCTTCAGCGCGGCGATGAAGCTTTCCGGGAGCACTGGCGGGAGCGCCAGCGTATAGAGCCAGAAGATCAGCCCGGCGCACAGGCTCGCCCGCGCCGCCAGCGCATCGCGGTTCTTGCCCGTCGCCGCGAGGATGAGGTGCGGGACGAACTGCGCCATCGCCGCAAAGGCGATCAGGCCGATCGATGCGAGCGTGTCCTGCGACGACACGAGGAGCGCCCAGGCAAGGCCCAACAGCATGATGACGAGGATCGTGGCGCGGCGCAGCCGGAGCATCCGCTGGCCCATCGCTCCCGAAGTTCCCGCGCTGGCCAGCACGCGTCGCCGCACCAGCGTGGGGAAAAGCAGGTCGTTCGACACCATCGTCGCGAGCGCCGTGGAGTCCACGATCGCCATCGACGCCGCGGCGCTGACCCCGCCCAGCAGCGCCGCCGCAAGAACGAGGCCCTGCTCCCGCGCGGCCGGCAGTTCCAGGACGTACACGTCGGGAGAAACGCTCGGGTCGAGCAGCATCGTGCCGGCCAGCGCGATCGGGAGGATCACCACCGCCATCAGGCCCAGATACGCCGCCAGCCCGAAGCGGGCCCGGACGAAATCGCCCGGCTGGCGTGCCTCGACCAGACCCATATAGAATTGCCGGGGCAGGACGATGATCGCGGGCATGGCGATCAGGAAGATGATCGCGACTTCAAGTGACATGCGATCCGCACGGAAGCTATGCTGGAACCGCTCGAGCCCGCCCTGCAACGCCGCAGCGTCGGCGTTCGCGATCACCATGATCGCGATGCCCGCCACAAGCACCAGCGCCAGCAGCTTGATGACGGATTCGAGCGCGATCGCGTAGAGCAGTCCCTCGCTGCGTCCGGCCAGTTCGAACCGTCGCGCACCGAACAGCGCGGCGAAGATCGCAAGCAGCGGCGCGGCGACCAGCATTGCGGGCACGCTGACGTCCGCGCCGGAAACGATCGACAACGCCGCGCCGATCGAGCGAAGCTGCAATGCGATATAGGGGATCGTGCCGAGCAGGGCGATCGTCGTCACCAGCCGCGCCACGACGATATCATGGCCGAATCGCGCGGCGATGAAGTCGGATACTGTGGTTGCGCGCTCTTCGGCCACCGCATCGGCCAGGCGCCGCAGAAATCGCGGGGCGACCAGCAGCAGCAGGATTGGAGCGGCGTAGATCGGAAGATAGCTCCAGCCGTCGCGCACGGCGCTGCCGACGGCGCCGTAAAAGGTCCAACTGGTGCAATAGACCCCGAGCGCCAGCGTGTAGGCGCTTAGGCGCAAGCGCGCATTTGCGCGCTTTGCACCCTGTCTCTCGACGATTGCCGCGACCGCGAACATCAGGACCACGAGCGCGAGAGCGACCAGGGACGAGAGATGGAGGCTCATGCGACGCTGCCTAGCACGACCAGCATCGGGGTCACCAAGATTGTCTGATTTTTGACGTAATGAAACCGAGGAGGATCGCCAGCTCGCGGTCTCAGACGCCGTTAGCGTCGCAAAGCCGACGGTGCAAAACCCGGATAACGCGCGGCGAGGATCTAGGGGAAAATGGTGGACGCACTTGGGCTCGAACCAAGGACCCGCTGATTAAGAGTCCCATCTAACATATTGTAAAACAAGCATTTAGCTGCATCCGTGCAACAGGTTACATATGACAAGCAACAGTGTCGCAACGCGTCGAACGACACAAATTTGGGTACAGTGATTTAGGCCCGAGAAGAGGGGTAGGGCGTTCGCATCGCATCGCATCGGACAGAGCCGCGTGCCGACCCTACCCGCTCGCTCACGCGCACGACGCGGTGTGCTTGCGCCCCCCGAGGGGACCCAGGGCTTCTCATGGAACACAAGCAGGGTGAAGTGGTAGTCCAGGCAACGCGAACTGGCCTTACTGCAGGCGCGGTTCTACCGGGCATGATCTTCGGTCGGCGTCGCCTTTACCTTGTCGTGTGGGAGACGCGAGATGACCAATCAGAAGACTAATCGCGCCGAAGATGCTCGCCGACATGATGACAGCGATCTGATCGACGCAGTGGAGCTCGCCCCGAATGAAGGCGGTAGGTCTGGTGGCACGCTTCAGCGAGATATCGGGACAGGCGCAGAACAAGCTCGAGTTGTCGACGGCAAAACGGGCGTAACCCGCGTTCGCAAGGAGGATGAAATCGATTGACGCCGTCATCCCCTGCGCGCTCCGCCTCAACCGCCGGTCGATTTCCAGCGTCAAGGCCATCTACAAGCTTGGCCTAGATTTCGAGGAAACCACAATAGCAGTGAAGCGGGGGCTCCTTTCCCGACTCGCGCGAGATTGCGATCATTTTTTCCAGGTCCTCGCTATTCAACGATCAGTTGGGCAGAGCGTAGGCGATGAGTGCGTCGCCGATCGGCGTCTGAACGAAGCGATGGCCACCGGCCACGATCACGAGGGCCTTGCCTATCCACCGGCAGGAGGGATGTCCTGCCAGAGCGTCTCGCCGGGCCTCATGTCGGTCGCGCGAATGCCACCATGGGGCGGCCGTTTGCAAAGCAGGCCGGTGAGCTGGAGGCGCCATCGGAGATTGACCGCGATGGTGTAAGAGTTTCCGGCCTGCGGGCCTTGCGGCCCGTGCCCGCTCTCGCCCATGTCGCCGCCATGCGTGCACCCCTTTGAATCCCGAGCGGGTACGGGGCCCTCCGCGCACATCCGCGAACTGACCCTGCGAGCGGGCCAGACCGGCTTACTTGAACGTGCATTTGGGTATGTGGGTGATGCGGCTGGCAAGATCCGCCTCGCCAGAGGCAATGACATAATGATCCTTTTCTTCGGCGATGCCAGTCGTGAACACGACGTCGCGAACATACATCTTGTCTTCCAGCGGTGCGGTAAGCTCAGGCGCCGGTTCGAGCAGTGGCACATGATCGGAGCGAACAGTTCGCGATGGGTCGTCGCGATCAAGGATCGACCAATAGGTGCGATAGATACCGACGATTTCCTTGGGCTCGACCCCGTG
This genomic interval carries:
- a CDS encoding PAS-domain containing protein; the encoded protein is MSLHLSSLVALALVVLMFAVAAIVERQGAKRANARLRLSAYTLALGVYCTSWTFYGAVGSAVRDGWSYLPIYAAPILLLLVAPRFLRRLADAVAEERATTVSDFIAARFGHDIVVARLVTTIALLGTIPYIALQLRSIGAALSIVSGADVSVPAMLVAAPLLAIFAALFGARRFELAGRSEGLLYAIALESVIKLLALVLVAGIAIMVIANADAAALQGGLERFQHSFRADRMSLEVAIIFLIAMPAIIVLPRQFYMGLVEARQPGDFVRARFGLAAYLGLMAVVILPIALAGTMLLDPSVSPDVYVLELPAAREQGLVLAAALLGGVSAAASMAIVDSTALATMVSNDLLFPTLVRRRVLASAGTSGAMGQRMLRLRRATILVIMLLGLAWALLVSSQDTLASIGLIAFAAMAQFVPHLILAATGKNRDALAARASLCAGLIFWLYTLALPPVLPESFIAALKGTLIDPTNLLGIGSATPLTHGVIWSVGANLAVFGAIAARGLKTPQLPRMFGGERLISNQRDLVQLTGSFVGREEAERAFSGVDPAAPVDRRSARRARTLIAQVVGSSSARALVASALAGGKLSVHDVARLLDEGGASLQFSRKLLASTFENIDAGISVVDADLNLVAWNSRYLDLFDYPPDMVYVGAPVAALIRHNARHGDFGPGDVEMHVRKRLDHLRNGQPHHFERQRHDGKTIKTVGGPMPGGGYVMSFTDISEEARMRAALRTTLNELEHRVEQRTMELRDANQRLAAADRDKTRFLAAASHDLLQPLHAARLFTNALSRDATPGQTGLLSQVEQSLLAAEDLLRSLLDISRLDAGGVTPEPVRIPLRPFLSELSESFRPTALGKGLSLRAVNLRGTVQCDVGLLRSVLQNILSNAVRYTERGGVLIGVRRRGACWRIDIIDTGVGIPPDQVSQIFAEFTRLGTVEAEGLGLGLALVRRIVPLIGGQLDVRSRPGRGSCFSLTLPAHDDVPLPPPIVTEPRLAHRSLSVLVVDDDPRIVAATIALLEALGHRGIGVGTTRDALAAVDGIDAALVDYRLGAEQSGLALIAKLRARRPELATLLVTAERGAEVRVRARALGVDVVAKPANPAAIEAFLSRASVPQIDPE
- a CDS encoding response regulator transcription factor; its protein translation is MGGSILIADDHPLFRQALRLAVGRVVPDAAILEAGSLAAAATMAASAPQLKLILLDLKMPGATGYSSIELLRDECPDVPILVISSAGPAAAQEATEAGAAGYLDKGSDLGAIEAAIARALDHAAPRPPMGDAQPLERVREAVASFTPTQLKVLLAVLDGQLNKQIAHRLGISEATVKVHMTAIMRKLDVRTRTQAALVVRSLGIDLRD
- a CDS encoding TonB-dependent receptor, which gives rise to MTKMALAVRIAALSSTALIPSALAQQAEPVPVEETTEEEVVVTGIRSSLEDALDIRRKADVILDGISADDIGSTPDLNLGEALQRIPGVQINRSADRRDASISVRGLPSQYTKTTVMGQSIATPTFGTRGNGNPFGIFDAAIFSGADVIKSFTAEIPAGGLASNVDLRLRSALSRKEGLVARAELQYEETTEDANPGYFLSAVKRITPSFGVYATGSYSKQSFRRDTIRVNSYTSFSAARRAQLAADDPAFDIPATDANGVANDIVFPSEIRQISQTNEGYRLSAGAGMEWEISDALKVRVDGIYTRRDLSDANLDLLIAFPQDATGVVTPLSAPVSLGQFDRGSNGSVENVYVVNQIAASDFAIPIGNRNFPSVDQSWAIYPQINFRNDDWAVDFVGTWSKALGDRREFLYEQRIQPNSGRVDANGDGIDDNGNGAYAIINTGLGNYRDFLFDLTVPNALLDVGNGTYTVSAGNAIQARNSIRPQNVVFTASGNGVRVKRDMLAADFKVERFLDFGPFTSVKIGGYYSRETADQTLQENANLGTQLNNLSNNIFKLNDAVTSGGTFFGGGAPGAEFANFYSLDIRNVEAAIYPVLGTIPPGVNFAPNAAQLAAFFPELTPAARSRITYANILALAPRNSLTGFVQRFPLNRVQGQNFNSDRDNLELFAMTRFDLEKWQGIPLRGNVGMRYVRSNLSGITRDQALDFYTALGFTEADFRPGYFLPPEPATGKYSAWLPSANLIYEITPNLVARAAYYETFEAFDLVEFSPAPTRILEDVDPDAGDTVNSVRIDVNRFGLQPRSSRAFDLGISWYNRPGSVIALGYFNKRVTNDILTLNNFCPAGQNFTIEGQTFGPLFIDGAGRCRIDQGQPIETANQRIVINQIVNNPDAITVNGLEFQIQQRFDFLPGFLANTGGVFNYTRVRSGGANGTKLYNVANDTYNIIGYYEDRTVQLRVAYNHASDIELAGGSTFTGSASRVRPRGQLDFSGALKPSKWLEFRLEVYNITNSRREEYEGDPRLNRVADFDGRTGSVSVTVKF
- a CDS encoding MFS transporter encodes the protein MATAFEDIDHDPKATQSEKLVIAASSLGTVFEWYDFYLYGLLATIISAQFFSGVNETTGFIFALAAFAAGFAVRPFGALVFGRIGDLVGRKNTFLVTMGLMGGATFVVGLLPSYATIGVAAPILLVMMRLVQGLALGGEYGGAATYVAEHAPNNKRGLYTSFIQTTATLGLFAALLVVIGTRMAVGEEAFRDWGWRVPFLVSIILLGVSLWIRMQLEESPVFAKMKAEGTTSKAPLTEAFGRWSNAKWVLVALLGAVAGQAVVWYTGQFYAMFFLEKMLMVDGATTNVLIAIALVIGTPFFIFFGWLSDRIGRKPIIMAGCALAVLTYFPAFHALSEAANPALARAVATAPVTVVTNGDDCSLQFDPVGGNKFDSKSCDIAKAFLAKNAISYQSVDAPAGTVAMVRIGDASFTAPDPAQVSGEQRKTAIAGFQGELKAALTAAGYPSKADPAAINKPLVVAILTWLVLLVTMVYGPIAAMLVELFPTRIRYTSMSLPYHIGNGWFGGFLPTTAFAMVAATGDIYYGLWYPIVVAGLTLIVGLLFLPETFKRPLEQE
- a CDS encoding alginate lyase family protein — translated: MPGPSIASLVRALAIGSVLSMASPVATAATPALARCNGAEGYLASGQRTFLWRPEWLAMQRQAIAGDAALRARLVRSADAALRRGPYSVTDKPAAAGSGDKRDYLSIGPYWWPDPSKPSGEPYLRRDGRVNPERNGERFDAQRLGAFARDVETLALAWHVTGDRRYAEHAAKLLRTWFVAPATRMNPNLDYAQAVPGKSAGRPEGIIEATRLVPVIEAIGVLGPSRAIGAEDQRAIEKWFADFATWMATSPNGTGERAAKNNHGIYYDMLLGQFALFARMDKVTQRLAQEFATRRLAPQIDAEGTLPAETARTRSWHYSAFTLRAAVQMAMLGECVGVDLWQGDERANPLRRAVSYLAGYRTRLDDWPFKDIDLSNPQRRDRALRESDTMLEMASWGFRDARFAPPQGPVDTLWLAPYPR